In one window of Paraflavitalea soli DNA:
- a CDS encoding HAMP domain-containing sensor histidine kinase: MPVRLRITLLFGSIVLLILLFVCGSVYYFSKTERTKDIRLRLENRAITRARLLRHPNLFDQNQLRIIDSSTMMSLKDKTLQAYNYLGEKVYSYSEELEDTLTVDNSILDDARVKGTVYFRIGKKEAVAYHYVDENMRVVVVAAAYDEMGLNKLQQLRNILLLSFLTGTIIAFAGGYFFSGRLLQPIKKIADDINEISAQELNRRIQAGKVNDEWQYLSETLNQLLNRLQESFDMQRRFIANASHELSTPLTSISSQLEVALQKEREAGSYREVMKSVYQDVRHLGKLTQTLLEFAQASGNAGGLAIEPVRIDEIILALPADVNKLNPDYTVSLGFGDMPPEEEALIVYGNAALLFLAVRNIVVNACKYSSDHKAMVRLDTADHEMVISVEDRGIGIPEHELKYIFQPFYRVDHAGSTGGFGLGLSLAHRIIKLHKGNITVQSSPGEGTLFCIQLPSAKF; encoded by the coding sequence ATGCCTGTAAGACTACGAATCACCCTGCTATTCGGCAGCATTGTTTTGCTGATCCTGCTGTTTGTTTGCGGGTCTGTCTATTATTTCTCCAAAACAGAACGTACGAAAGACATCAGGCTCCGGCTTGAGAACCGGGCCATTACGCGCGCCCGGCTGCTGAGACACCCCAACCTGTTTGACCAGAACCAGCTGCGCATTATCGATTCTTCCACTATGATGAGCCTGAAGGACAAAACCCTGCAGGCCTATAATTACCTGGGTGAAAAAGTATACAGTTACAGTGAAGAGCTGGAAGATACCCTCACGGTAGACAATAGTATCCTGGACGATGCACGGGTGAAAGGCACGGTGTATTTCAGGATCGGTAAGAAGGAGGCGGTGGCTTATCATTATGTAGATGAGAATATGCGCGTGGTGGTAGTGGCTGCGGCCTATGATGAAATGGGATTGAATAAGCTGCAGCAGCTCCGTAATATCCTGTTGTTGAGCTTCCTGACCGGCACCATCATTGCTTTTGCAGGGGGGTATTTCTTTTCAGGCCGCTTGCTGCAGCCCATTAAAAAGATTGCAGACGATATCAATGAAATATCGGCCCAGGAGCTTAACCGGCGTATCCAGGCCGGCAAAGTAAACGATGAATGGCAATATCTCTCGGAAACCCTCAATCAGCTGCTCAACCGGCTGCAGGAAAGCTTTGATATGCAGCGGCGTTTTATTGCCAATGCTTCGCATGAACTGTCTACTCCGCTTACTTCTATTTCCAGTCAATTGGAAGTAGCCCTGCAAAAAGAAAGGGAGGCCGGTAGTTACCGGGAAGTGATGAAGAGCGTATACCAGGACGTGCGACACCTGGGTAAACTTACGCAAACCTTGTTGGAATTTGCCCAGGCTTCGGGTAACGCCGGGGGACTGGCCATTGAGCCGGTACGGATCGATGAGATCATACTGGCGTTACCGGCTGATGTCAATAAACTCAATCCCGACTATACTGTTTCCTTGGGTTTTGGCGATATGCCGCCCGAGGAAGAGGCGCTCATTGTTTATGGCAATGCAGCGCTGTTGTTCCTGGCGGTCAGGAATATTGTTGTGAATGCCTGCAAATATTCCAGCGATCATAAGGCCATGGTAAGGCTGGATACCGCCGATCATGAAATGGTCATCTCCGTGGAAGATAGAGGGATCGGTATACCTGAGCATGAGTTAAAATATATTTTTCAGCCCTTTTACCGCGTTGACCACGCCGGGAGTACCGGTGGTTTTGGGCTGGGACTGTCGCTTGCGCACCGCATTATTAAACTACACAAAGGGAACATTACTGTTCAATCCAGCCCGGGCGAAGGCACTTTATTCTGCATCCAGCTGCCTTCGGCCAAATTCTAA
- a CDS encoding Crp/Fnr family transcriptional regulator, with protein sequence MSQALRQHLEKITTFTDSEFDYILSHFTTKKLKKHQFLIQEGDLVPNDHFVLKGLLKSTHTDNNGKQHILGFAMEDWWISDYQAHFNQTNATLYVDCLEDTEFLCLSLYNREKLCAELHKMEHCFRVKTSAGFVALQRRILTLLNSTAKERYEQFLQQYPTLTQRLPKTLIAAYLGVSRETLSRLYTA encoded by the coding sequence ATGAGCCAGGCATTAAGACAACATTTGGAAAAAATAACAACCTTTACGGATAGTGAGTTTGACTATATATTATCGCATTTCACCACTAAGAAACTAAAGAAACACCAGTTCTTAATACAGGAAGGGGACCTGGTACCCAATGATCACTTTGTATTGAAAGGGTTATTGAAATCTACTCATACCGACAACAATGGCAAACAGCATATACTGGGTTTTGCTATGGAAGACTGGTGGATATCCGATTACCAGGCCCATTTTAATCAAACCAATGCCACCTTGTATGTAGACTGCCTGGAAGATACCGAGTTCCTTTGCCTGTCGCTGTACAACCGCGAAAAGCTCTGCGCCGAACTGCATAAGATGGAACATTGCTTCCGGGTAAAAACCAGTGCCGGGTTTGTGGCCCTGCAGCGCCGTATCCTTACCCTGCTCAACAGTACTGCCAAAGAACGGTACGAACAATTCCTGCAGCAGTACCCTACCCTCACCCAACGTCTTCCTAAAACCCTGATCGCAGCCTACCTGGGCGTATCGAGAGAAACCTTGAGCCGCCTGTATACCGCCTAG
- a CDS encoding helix-turn-helix transcriptional regulator produces MSYQEYKPHEALRLYIDAYWRVQTTLLSKPSVSRILPDGCVDIIINTGSTVVASDEDTLLVPEQAYLIGTMTSFSDTTQQPGAMLTGIRFKPAAFTLFYHTSLAETADTCTSFELPLPVEQLRQADFVTRLDQYFLRRKQTARHRLFPVIDNVLQCAGNVRISQLAREHFTTKRQLERSFKEQLGISPKEFANIVRYRSVLKTIRHNAGKRSLEEIAFLNGYYDHAHLTNEIKRYTGNTPGAF; encoded by the coding sequence ATGAGCTACCAGGAATACAAGCCACACGAAGCATTGCGGTTGTATATCGACGCTTACTGGCGCGTACAAACCACCCTGCTGAGCAAGCCGTCCGTGAGCAGGATACTGCCCGATGGCTGTGTAGATATCATCATCAATACAGGATCAACAGTAGTCGCATCTGATGAAGATACTTTATTAGTACCCGAACAAGCTTACCTGATCGGAACCATGACCAGCTTTTCCGACACTACACAACAACCAGGAGCTATGCTGACGGGCATCCGTTTTAAACCAGCAGCTTTTACCCTCTTCTACCACACCTCATTGGCTGAAACAGCGGATACCTGTACTTCATTTGAGCTACCCTTGCCTGTGGAACAGCTGCGGCAAGCTGATTTTGTTACCCGGCTGGACCAATATTTCCTGCGCCGTAAGCAAACTGCCCGTCACCGCTTGTTTCCTGTTATTGACAATGTGCTGCAATGTGCCGGCAATGTACGGATCAGCCAGCTGGCCAGGGAACATTTTACTACCAAAAGACAACTGGAAAGATCATTCAAAGAACAGCTCGGCATCAGCCCCAAGGAGTTTGCCAATATAGTGCGCTACCGGTCTGTGTTGAAAACCATCCGGCACAATGCCGGCAAAAGATCACTGGAAGAAATAGCCTTTCTCAATGGCTACTATGATCATGCTCATTTGACCAATGAGATAAAACGGTATACAGGCAACACACCAGGCGCCTTCTGA
- a CDS encoding type 1 glutamine amidotransferase domain-containing protein codes for MKQKILFVVTSHDKKGNTGEPTGYYLGEVSHPWEVLHEAGYEIDFVSPQGGKAPVDGFNLDDATNKKFWDDKKYRNKIEHTLKPSEVDPTAYVAIFYAGGHGAMWDLADNGTLANIAAMIYEKGGIVSGVCHGPAGLVNIRLSNGQYLVKGKKINAFTNEEEKAVKLDNVVPFLLEDKLIERGGSFEKSGLWQPHVTVDQRLITGQNPQSAKGVGEAILAALKQLAVPA; via the coding sequence ATGAAACAGAAGATCCTCTTTGTGGTAACCAGCCACGATAAAAAAGGCAATACAGGAGAACCTACCGGCTATTATCTTGGAGAAGTATCCCACCCCTGGGAAGTGCTCCATGAAGCAGGTTATGAAATTGACTTTGTAAGTCCGCAGGGAGGTAAAGCCCCGGTAGATGGCTTTAACCTTGATGATGCGACCAATAAAAAGTTTTGGGACGATAAAAAATACAGGAATAAAATAGAACATACCTTAAAACCTTCTGAGGTGGATCCCACAGCATATGTGGCTATTTTTTATGCCGGCGGACATGGCGCTATGTGGGACCTGGCAGACAATGGTACCCTGGCCAATATTGCAGCTATGATCTATGAAAAGGGAGGTATTGTGAGCGGTGTGTGTCACGGTCCGGCAGGATTGGTCAATATACGGTTGAGCAATGGACAATACCTGGTGAAGGGTAAAAAGATCAATGCTTTTACCAATGAAGAAGAAAAGGCCGTTAAGCTGGACAACGTGGTACCCTTCCTCCTGGAGGACAAATTGATTGAGCGGGGTGGTAGCTTTGAGAAGTCGGGCCTGTGGCAGCCGCATGTAACCGTTGATCAGCGTTTGATTACCGGTCAAAATCCCCAATCCGCCAAAGGTGTTGGAGAAGCCATCCTGGCTGCATTAAAGCAACTGGCAGTACCTGCCTAG
- a CDS encoding mechanosensitive ion channel family protein codes for MNQFWSQVFWGNTLKDWAVAISIIVVTLVVLRIVRHIALSRLKLWSQRTNTQFDDFLICLIDRFVVPFLYILGLYWGLHTLTLSDKVSKVADVVILFTGTYFIVRLIASSISYFINAYVGAQSDQAGRRKQARGIIVLVNILVWVIGILFLVDNLGYNITTIITGLGIGGIAIALATQAILGDLFSYFVIFFDKPFEIGDFIIIGDKMGAVEYVGIKTTRIRSLSGEQLIFSNTDLTNSRVHNYKRMEKRRIVFAFRISYGTPMEKVTRIPTIIKKIIEAQPDTQFDRAHLLSFGDFSFNFEVVYNVLSPDYNLYMDRQQAINFAMMKAFEQEAIRFAYPTQNLIIGNGGPKATAGEWGTREAQVDKNANMNS; via the coding sequence ATGAATCAATTCTGGAGCCAGGTCTTTTGGGGTAATACCCTGAAAGACTGGGCGGTCGCTATAAGTATTATTGTCGTTACCTTAGTAGTGCTGCGCATTGTCCGCCATATAGCACTCAGCAGGTTGAAGCTGTGGTCACAACGCACCAATACCCAATTTGACGATTTTCTCATTTGCCTCATCGATCGTTTTGTCGTTCCCTTCCTTTATATCCTGGGATTGTATTGGGGCCTTCACACCCTTACGTTGTCTGATAAAGTGAGCAAGGTAGCTGATGTGGTGATCCTGTTTACCGGTACTTATTTCATTGTCAGACTGATTGCTTCCAGTATCTCTTATTTTATTAATGCCTATGTAGGTGCCCAAAGTGACCAGGCAGGCAGGCGCAAACAAGCGCGCGGTATTATTGTGCTGGTCAATATTCTTGTTTGGGTAATAGGTATTCTATTCCTGGTCGACAACCTGGGGTACAATATTACCACCATCATTACCGGCCTGGGTATTGGTGGTATTGCCATTGCCCTGGCTACACAAGCCATCCTGGGCGATCTGTTTAGTTATTTCGTGATCTTTTTTGATAAGCCATTTGAGATCGGGGACTTCATTATCATCGGCGATAAAATGGGCGCTGTGGAGTATGTAGGTATCAAAACCACGCGTATCCGGTCGCTGAGCGGTGAGCAACTCATTTTCTCCAATACAGACCTTACCAACTCGCGGGTGCACAATTACAAACGCATGGAAAAGCGGCGTATCGTATTTGCCTTTCGTATCAGTTATGGTACCCCTATGGAAAAAGTGACGCGTATTCCAACCATCATTAAGAAGATCATTGAAGCGCAGCCCGATACCCAGTTCGACCGGGCGCACCTGCTTTCCTTTGGTGATTTCAGTTTCAATTTTGAAGTCGTGTACAATGTATTGAGCCCGGACTATAACCTGTATATGGACAGGCAGCAGGCCATCAATTTTGCCATGATGAAAGCTTTTGAACAGGAAGCTATACGCTTTGCTTACCCCACACAAAACCTGATCATTGGTAATGGCGGCCCAAAAGCAACTGCCGGTGAATGGGGCACCCGGGAGGCCCAGGTCGATAAAAACGCAAACATGAATTCCTGA
- a CDS encoding response regulator transcription factor produces the protein MEERKILIVEDEHKIADTLKAGLGENGYHVEVAYDGKIGERLFMAHDFNLVILDINLPGMNGYELCKVIRSRNAHVPIIMLTSLGRLNDKMEGYDAGADDYLVKPFEFKELMVKIRVLLKRTMNQQMPVGHLLSAADLSMDLDKKEVVRAGNKITLTMKEFQLLEYLLRNKNRVVSRADIAVNVWEIDFDTNTNVIDVYINYLRNKIDRGYPQKLIQTQVGMGYILKESDR, from the coding sequence ATGGAAGAAAGAAAGATACTGATCGTTGAAGACGAACATAAGATTGCCGATACGCTGAAGGCAGGCCTTGGAGAGAATGGTTACCATGTAGAAGTAGCTTATGATGGGAAGATCGGCGAAAGGTTATTCATGGCGCATGATTTCAATCTGGTGATATTGGATATTAACCTGCCGGGTATGAATGGATATGAGCTGTGCAAGGTGATCCGCAGCCGCAATGCGCATGTGCCCATCATCATGCTTACTTCCCTGGGCAGGTTGAATGATAAAATGGAAGGTTATGATGCCGGCGCCGATGATTACCTGGTAAAGCCTTTTGAGTTTAAGGAGTTGATGGTGAAGATCAGGGTATTGCTCAAGCGTACCATGAACCAGCAAATGCCGGTAGGTCATCTGTTGAGTGCTGCCGATCTTAGTATGGACCTCGATAAAAAAGAAGTGGTACGCGCCGGCAATAAGATCACGCTCACCATGAAAGAGTTTCAATTGCTGGAATACCTGCTGCGCAATAAGAACAGGGTAGTGTCGCGCGCAGATATTGCGGTGAACGTATGGGAAATAGATTTTGATACCAACACCAATGTAATTGATGTATACATCAATTACCTGCGTAATAAGATCGACCGTGGTTATCCGCAAAAGCTCATACAAACACAGGTAGGTATGGGATATATTTTAAAGGAAAGTGATCGCTGA
- a CDS encoding tetratricopeptide repeat protein yields the protein MKKTVLLFGGLCTATILVAQNVSDATQLIYHERYESAKTALHKTLQADPANATAWYQLSQAYLPLKEVQSLADTLQLATPEVRQSPWYKVAYGQLLLAKDKADSARWYFDQAIGDGRKKDPAILLAVANAWISEKHGDPNAGLLVLSQAGKKDIDNPAFQVLRGNAYRKLTNGTEAYRSYQAALNQDGKNAEALFQMGKIFIAQKNADSYLDYFNKTIAADPLYAPAWYELYYDAYYKDAAKALSYFRQYLAVSDYNPDNEYQHIDLVYLNKKYDSAIIMAQQAMTNLPAGSKPRLYKLLAYSHLGLQDTAKALQAMTTYFDKAPDSNFVVKDYEVMADLYNATPGKEDSALLFYQAAVTKITDSAALFTYYKKLSDLYKTKKDNANQAIWLGKYYTNNSKATNIDLFNWGIAHFKAEQYAQADTVFGKYIEKYPEQSFGYYWRARANSLKDSAMEKGLAIPHYDALVAVLQKDSANATATTKKWLVEAYGYIAAYETNQEKDYDDAIEHLQKILEIDPANKDAQQYIAILEKKVNADNNNNKQ from the coding sequence ATGAAAAAGACAGTCCTGCTATTCGGTGGCCTATGCACCGCTACCATCCTGGTAGCGCAAAACGTATCCGATGCCACACAGCTCATTTACCATGAGCGTTATGAAAGTGCTAAGACAGCCTTGCACAAAACTTTGCAAGCCGATCCTGCCAATGCAACGGCCTGGTACCAGTTATCTCAGGCTTACCTGCCCCTGAAAGAAGTACAGTCCCTGGCCGACACCTTGCAGCTGGCCACGCCCGAAGTGCGGCAAAGCCCCTGGTATAAAGTGGCTTATGGCCAGCTTTTACTGGCAAAAGATAAGGCAGACAGCGCCCGTTGGTATTTTGACCAGGCCATTGGTGATGGCCGTAAAAAAGATCCGGCCATTCTACTCGCTGTAGCCAATGCATGGATCAGTGAGAAACACGGCGATCCCAATGCAGGCCTGCTGGTACTGAGCCAGGCCGGCAAAAAAGACATCGACAATCCCGCCTTCCAGGTATTACGTGGCAATGCTTATCGTAAACTCACCAATGGCACAGAAGCCTACCGCTCCTACCAGGCGGCCCTGAACCAGGATGGCAAAAATGCAGAAGCCTTGTTCCAGATGGGTAAAATATTCATAGCCCAGAAGAATGCGGACAGCTACCTGGACTATTTCAACAAGACCATTGCTGCCGACCCGCTGTATGCACCGGCCTGGTATGAGCTATATTATGATGCCTATTATAAAGATGCAGCCAAAGCCCTTAGCTACTTTCGCCAATACCTGGCTGTAAGTGACTACAACCCGGATAATGAATACCAGCACATCGACCTGGTATACCTGAATAAAAAGTACGACTCGGCCATTATCATGGCGCAACAAGCCATGACCAACCTGCCCGCAGGCAGCAAACCCCGGCTCTATAAACTGCTGGCGTATAGTCACCTTGGATTGCAGGATACAGCAAAGGCCTTACAGGCTATGACCACTTATTTTGACAAGGCCCCCGACAGCAATTTTGTGGTAAAGGATTATGAAGTGATGGCCGACCTTTACAATGCCACACCCGGCAAAGAAGATTCAGCCTTACTCTTTTACCAGGCTGCTGTTACCAAAATAACCGATTCTGCCGCCTTGTTTACTTACTATAAGAAACTGAGCGACCTGTACAAGACCAAAAAAGACAATGCCAACCAGGCTATCTGGCTGGGTAAATATTATACCAATAACAGCAAGGCTACCAATATCGACCTGTTCAACTGGGGCATTGCCCATTTCAAGGCCGAACAATACGCACAGGCCGATACGGTATTTGGCAAATACATTGAGAAATACCCCGAGCAGAGTTTTGGTTATTACTGGCGTGCAAGGGCCAACTCCCTGAAAGACTCAGCCATGGAGAAAGGACTGGCCATCCCCCATTATGATGCGCTGGTAGCTGTATTGCAAAAAGACAGCGCCAATGCTACCGCCACTACGAAAAAATGGCTGGTGGAAGCCTATGGGTATATAGCGGCCTATGAGACCAACCAGGAGAAAGACTATGATGATGCCATCGAGCACCTGCAAAAGATACTGGAGATAGATCCGGCCAATAAGGATGCACAGCAATACATCGCTATCCTGGAAAAGAAGGTAAATGCCGACAATAACAACAATAAGCAATGA
- a CDS encoding universal stress protein, translating to MALEQMIRNILVPTDYSDASLNALESAIDIARRNQSLLQILHVEETDGEHLGPVKLPLSDHAREVAEAMAVGILQKHGIGAGAIFQKGFAGPAIVQTAFEKKSDLIILGAHGASGMREQFIGTTAYYVVKYAHCPVLIIPEGSKWLDFKNILFPHRTSFGSFKRYEFIKAMSSDQRASIEIFALSVDSDTVEGHALELMTHRLNEGGKLPAITLSVQFREHKNIPREVLDRADRMQADLLVLSPAVDVINKQFFIGPFCQRIMHHAKMPVLYVR from the coding sequence ATGGCTCTTGAGCAAATGATCAGGAATATCCTGGTGCCTACTGATTATAGTGATGCTTCACTCAATGCATTGGAAAGCGCTATAGATATTGCCCGGCGCAATCAAAGCCTCCTGCAGATATTGCATGTGGAAGAAACGGATGGTGAGCACCTTGGGCCGGTCAAATTACCGCTATCGGATCATGCCCGGGAGGTTGCGGAGGCCATGGCAGTGGGTATCCTGCAAAAGCACGGCATTGGCGCCGGGGCTATCTTTCAAAAAGGGTTTGCAGGGCCGGCTATTGTGCAAACTGCCTTCGAAAAGAAATCCGACCTCATCATTCTGGGCGCCCATGGTGCTTCCGGGATGCGTGAACAGTTTATCGGCACTACCGCTTATTATGTTGTGAAATATGCCCATTGCCCGGTGCTTATCATACCCGAGGGCAGCAAATGGCTTGATTTTAAAAATATACTCTTCCCACATCGTACCAGTTTTGGTTCGTTCAAACGATATGAGTTCATCAAAGCCATGAGCAGTGATCAACGGGCCAGTATCGAGATATTCGCTTTATCGGTAGACAGTGACACGGTAGAAGGTCATGCACTGGAGTTGATGACCCACCGGTTGAACGAAGGCGGTAAACTGCCTGCTATTACCTTGTCCGTTCAATTCCGTGAACACAAAAATATTCCCCGGGAAGTGCTCGATAGGGCCGATCGTATGCAGGCCGATCTGCTGGTGCTTTCTCCCGCCGTGGATGTGATTAATAAACAATTCTTTATCGGCCCTTTTTGCCAGCGGATCATGCATCATGCCAAAATGCCTGTACTCTATGTGCGGTGA
- a CDS encoding MFS transporter yields MAGDPESVSPKKARIAIAVFFFVSGFGFASWASRILTIQQHLHLDDAQLGAALFAMPAGLMLTLPLTGFLLRRFSSRYVMLGGALLFNMMLCLVGFVDQTWQFVAVLFFFGSARNLFNISANAQSIGVQAMYSKSIIANLHGIWSTAGFAAAAIGTLMVSAKIATSWHFLGASILLTSLCCYFFKDSIHQLPSPHERKGSFVWPDRTMLKFGLIAFASMACEGTMYDWAAIYLRKATGAHDGIATAGYAIYMVSMTLGRFTGDRMANKIGIKNMLRYSGTLMFSGLLLATLVPNTYVAAVGFIMVGFGVSCVVPMTFSMAGKVKNMSGGPAIAAVSTVGYLGFLIVPPVVGFIAKAINIRLSFAIMSLLGLLILWMVGKFSEKHQA; encoded by the coding sequence ATGGCTGGTGACCCGGAAAGCGTATCCCCTAAAAAAGCCCGAATCGCTATCGCTGTCTTCTTTTTTGTTTCAGGCTTTGGTTTTGCCAGCTGGGCTTCACGCATTCTGACTATACAACAGCATTTGCACCTGGATGACGCACAACTGGGTGCTGCATTATTTGCAATGCCCGCAGGACTGATGCTCACCCTGCCCCTTACCGGCTTTCTGTTGCGTCGCTTCAGCAGTCGCTATGTGATGCTGGGAGGCGCCCTGCTTTTCAATATGATGCTGTGCCTGGTGGGTTTTGTGGACCAAACCTGGCAGTTTGTAGCCGTCTTATTCTTTTTCGGTTCGGCCCGCAACCTGTTCAATATATCCGCCAACGCCCAATCCATCGGTGTGCAGGCCATGTACAGCAAGTCCATCATCGCCAACCTCCATGGTATCTGGAGTACGGCTGGCTTTGCGGCAGCGGCCATCGGCACGTTGATGGTTTCGGCCAAAATAGCCACTTCCTGGCATTTCCTGGGGGCAAGCATCCTGCTGACCAGCCTTTGCTGTTACTTTTTTAAAGACAGTATACACCAGCTTCCATCGCCCCATGAGCGCAAGGGCAGTTTTGTATGGCCCGACAGAACGATGCTGAAATTTGGCCTGATCGCTTTTGCCTCCATGGCCTGTGAAGGCACTATGTACGACTGGGCCGCCATTTACCTGCGCAAGGCCACAGGCGCTCATGATGGAATAGCCACCGCGGGTTATGCCATTTACATGGTGTCGATGACGCTTGGCCGTTTTACCGGTGACAGGATGGCCAACAAGATCGGCATCAAAAATATGCTACGGTACAGCGGCACGCTCATGTTTAGCGGGCTGTTGCTGGCCACGCTGGTGCCTAATACCTATGTTGCCGCGGTTGGCTTTATCATGGTAGGCTTTGGCGTATCCTGTGTAGTGCCTATGACGTTCAGCATGGCGGGTAAGGTAAAGAATATGAGTGGCGGACCAGCCATTGCAGCGGTCTCTACAGTAGGGTACCTGGGCTTCCTCATTGTGCCACCCGTAGTTGGTTTCATTGCAAAAGCAATTAATATACGCTTGTCATTCGCCATCATGTCCCTGCTGGGATTGCTGATCCTTTGGATGGTGGGTAAATTCTCTGAAAAACATCAAGCATGA